AAGTCAAACAACCGCTTCTCTTCCACCTTGCGCAGCTTCTCCGCCAGGAGCCTCCGAAAAAAGGCATTAAAAGATTCCCCTTCTTCTTGAGCGACCCTCTTGGCCTCCTGATAGAGCTCAGGGGGCAGACGCAAGGTCAAGGTAATGTTCTGCTTCATGATATCATCTCCAAAATGCACATTTTGATATCTTTAATATACATCACAATGTGAAATCATTCAAGCGTTCTCTAAGAAAATGCTCAGAAAATAGGTTTAAAATTCCCCATCCCCCCTGGCCAAAGGGTCACCTTCGGTTTTCTAAAGGGGGGTGAGGGGGGATTATCGGTTTTTGTGGTTCGTGAATGGCGTAGTCGTCATGGCACATTGATGTCTATTTCTTGCCCTTCTTTCCACCCTCAATCCTCTCTCGCCCCCTGCCCCGCTGGATAAACTCCAGGAAGAAGGCGAGCAGGGTGAAGAAAAACAGCCCCAGGACAAAGGCGACAGCAGCTACAAGTCTCTTGGAGGGCTTGGCCCTCTCCGGCAGGGTGGGACCGGAGACAAACTGCATCACATCCTGAAACCGATGCTCAAACCTGGCAAAATCAGCAAAGACCTCATTTCTGACAATAGAGATTTCTTCTTGTTTTAAATCCTTACCCTTAAAAAACTCCTCTTTGAGTGAGTTAAGATAAATAAACAAATCATCAGGGCTCTCCTTTTTGACCTCTTGCTTCAGGAAAGAGAAAAATTCCAACCGAACCTTATTGATCCCCAGATCGCGGCTGGTATCGGTCATACTTAATTTTATGTCACTAATAGATGCATCAGTCGCCACCATCTGGGTCGATGGCGGTAGATAAAGATGCCCTCCCTTATCGACTGAGACTACTTCTCTCGCCAATGTTTTATCGGTATGGGGGAAGCGTTTGGCGATCCTTTTCAGATCCTCGAACTTTTGTTGTTTCTGTCTAAGGGCAAAGCTGAGATTAGTGAGCTTGTTTTCCAATTGGTGAACATTAATATACACACCTTCATACCTTGCCTTCACATAATCATCGAGCATCTTGCGTTCTATGGAATATTTTATGAAGTTGCCTAACGCCCCTATAACTTGCTGAGCAGAACGTGGAGAAGACATTTTCCAATTCAATCTAAGGGCAGTCACATATTGTTTTGCCGGATCGAATTGTGTAACTCCCTTCTCAATCTCTTCGGCACCATAGGCATAAACGACCTCAACATTTTCTTGGAGACTATCCATTTTTCTAATCTTCTCCTCAAGGTCATCAATCCCTGCCTCGGAGATTACATCGTGCGTTTTCACATAACTGAGGAAAAAATCAGGCGTCAAAAAGTTCTCGGAATATATCTTATATTGAGGCAAGACTAGTTTTAAACCTGCCCCGCTCACCCTCAACACCCCCTGACTCTCATAGCTGCGCACCAAATACGACGCTGGTATTGACACCAGTATTGTTACAATAACTCCAATAACGATCATCCACCTCCACCTCCAGATCACCCGCAGGTAATCGT
This window of the Deltaproteobacteria bacterium genome carries:
- a CDS encoding toxin-antitoxin system HicB family antitoxin yields the protein MKQNITLTLRLPPELYQEAKRVAQEEGESFNAFFRRLLAEKLRKVEEKRLFDFFSLVAEHSEETDVDYAFQAQREVISENE